The genome window TTGATCACCTCTCCGTAGAGTTTAACTGTTTttggcttgtgtgtttgtttgtgtctggggTTAAAAGGGACTGACTGAGAATCCGCTGCCCTGCAACCAAactcaaaaaaaagaaaagaaaaaaagtactGAATACAAGGGAGCTTGATGGGTAAATTCCAAACAGTGATAATGAGGAGATTACTGAATGACTGATTAGTTCAGATGAACAATTACAGCTTTGCCTGACAGTGAATTGATGAACTgattgagaaataaaaagagtgGCAGTCTATTCTTGAAACTCAAATGATGCTTTACAGCTTATAAAGTGCTAGAAGTCCACCAATAAGattaagaaaaaggaaaaaaaaaaaaaaaaaacacattttctacaACTTTTCAAATAGCAACAGAGACCTCATCTTGAACATGAAACCGACACACAGTCTAACATTACCCTGATGTTGGTTCCTTGATGTTTTATAATGAAGAGTCCACAGCAGATAAACACCACTTTTAGGACACTAATACACAGCCAACCGTTGATGCCACAGAATAAATAAGCAAAGAGGATCTGTCAGGAGTGGGAGCAAACATGTCTTTTACAATTTGGCAGGGGAGCAAGTTCAGTGAGATGTTAAAAAAGGTAATCAGAAACTAATCCATTTAACAGCTTCAGTCGTTCCAGGTTGAAGTCATGATGAAATCCAATCAGGAAAATGGCTAAGTAAATATTGAGCTCTTTTCTAAAAAGTGGaatggaggagacagagaattAGTGACGCATAAACTCCTCTTTaacactgctgctttgatttcataGCTCTCCCAGCAGGATCCACTCTACTTGGTGACCGCGTGGATGGCGCTTGCCAGGTAGCCCACGTTCCCAGAGGACACGCCTGCCATGGAAATTCTGCCATCCTTGGTCATGTACACTGAAAACTCCTTAGTCAGGCGCTCAACCTGTAGGAAATGtaaaggaacacacacacagctcagaaTCCACATGTCAGACTTCgacaaaaaacaccaaagaaaagaagcaaatcctTACATTTAAGAAGCTAGAACCACAaaattttgtttgaaaaattaCTGTGACGATTAaccaattatcaaaatagttggcaaCTAATTTTCTTTCAATCAATTGATCACTAATCAAATAATCACTGCAGTTCTAATCATGACCATGTTTATCTATATACTCCAGATGTTTTTCATTCTCTACTGCCAGCCATCAAAGGCTTAAGTGTGCGTGTACCTGTTCGGGTTTGAGGCCTGTGAAGCAGAACATCCCGATCTGGTCGATGACATGCTGCCAGTTGTGGGATGAGCCCTCCTTTTTCAAACCAGCCACCAGCTGCTCCCTCATCTTAATGATACGGTTAGCCATAGTGTGGACCTCCTCCAGCCTGGGATGAATAACAGCAGGGTCAGACAGATCAAGAAACAGATTTTGGAAAATATCTTCAACAGTCTGGTGCACATGGAAGATGGGGACTTGAACCTGAAGTTCTTTTACAAAAGTCAAAAACACTTTTGGTTCAGGTAATACGTGTGTACATATGCATTTATGAGCACATACCAAAGTGAGTACAGATCTGGTGAGTTGAGAATAGTTGCTGCAATTCTGGCACCATTCATTGGTGGGTTGGAGTAAATGGGCCTGATGAGGATCTTAATTTGAGACTCTACCCTCTTTGCCTCATCTGCGTCCTTACACACCACAGTGAAGCCTCCCACACGCTCACCTGTGAATATCAACATGCAAATTGAGTGTTAAAGTGATTCACAACGAGTCCAACCTCATGTCcgtgaaacaggaaaactgtTTTAGTCTGCTGAAAATCTGAAACTCTTTTAATATTTCCCTCAGTAAAATTTGGATGAATGAGATCTCACTGAATGTGTCGTAAGAGTACGAGAGATGACTGTGTTCACATGATGAAACGCTGTTTTGGTGAAGGAACAAACCACTATTCCTTTCAGACTAGTTACTAGATGACTGCTTTAGAGCTTATTTAACACCACATGCAGTATGTATCTGCGCTGAACAGCTTAATCTTAGCTCTTCAGCACAGATACTTGATTGATTTGCCTCACATTATAGCAGAAttattttcagtgctttgaaaaTCTGAATTCTGACTGACCATAAAGACCCATGTTCTTGGCAAATGACTGGGACAGCACAATGTTGTGGCCCTGTTCAATGAAGTGGCGCACAGCCCAGGCATCGCGGTTGATGTCTCCACTCGCAAAGCCCTGATAGGCCATATCAAAGAACACGAGCAGGTTCCTCTTCTATAGAGGTGAAACAGACAGGGGAAGGACAcaggaaagagacacagacagagacaaacagttGATAATGTTTCAAGTGATAACAGCGAGATAAAGTTCAGGCCTTGTCAACTGTGGCTTTTGAACTGTCACAGACCTTAATTtaagataaaagaaaatgtgtgctGAGATTTTATCAAAACCTAAATGCAAAAATTTCCCAGACAATGATGCATGCTCACCTTCACAATGTTAGAAATCTCCTTCCACTGCTCAGGCCTGGGGTCCACACCAGTGGGGTTGTGGGCACAAGCATGCAACATGATGACACTCTGCTCTGGGATTttctgtgacataaaaaaaacacaaataccaCATTTTGTAAAACTATAATACCATGTACAGTACAGGCTCTTTTGGTTGACAGCATTCTCACTGGCTGCCAGAAATAGAACTGATTACATTGACCCTAACCCATTATTCTTACAGTATTCTTCTGCATGTGGGTGATTAACTGTCAACCAAGTTGCTCCATAATATCTTGGTTATAAACCAAAATGAGATCAAAAGCACAAAGTTCTTCATAGTGGCTgttacacaaatacacaagtaAAACTACACAATTTAAAATACACACCACAGACTGGGTGGCGCTGTTAAAAACCCTTAAAGCCCAAGCTTAACAAATTCTAGCTAAACTGAAAACCACAATTCtacaaaaaaacataacaaaatacCCTGTCGTTATGTTTTgaatgagaacacatgaaaagaTGCCAAATTGGACATGTTCATCAAACATTTTCCCTCAGGATcatgctgtcactgtcactctgGGGCTGGTTATTGGAAGATCTGAACAGTTTCTATGCCTCACGCCTTCCGGCCAAGTGGATCATTAATGTCTTACAGAGATGTCATCGAGAGCTCCTTTAAAGTCAAAGCCACAGGTGGAGGGGTCGTAGTATCTGTATGCTTTGATCTGCATGCCAGCATCTTTGAAGATGGGTGTGTGGTTTCCCCAGGATGGTTTGGGCAGGTACACATCACGTGGAC of Chaetodon auriga isolate fChaAug3 chromosome 1, fChaAug3.hap1, whole genome shotgun sequence contains these proteins:
- the got2b gene encoding glutamic-oxaloacetic transaminase 2b, mitochondrial, with amino-acid sequence MALLKSNKLIYCLGNISPSLGVLSTRNSSWWGGVQMGPPDPILGVSEAFKRDSNPKKMNLGVGAYRDDQGKPFVLSCVRKAEAIIAAKQLDKEYLAIGGLGEFTKSCAQLAFGADNEILKSGRSITVQTISGTGSLRIGANFLSRFHGGPRDVYLPKPSWGNHTPIFKDAGMQIKAYRYYDPSTCGFDFKGALDDISKIPEQSVIMLHACAHNPTGVDPRPEQWKEISNIVKKRNLLVFFDMAYQGFASGDINRDAWAVRHFIEQGHNIVLSQSFAKNMGLYGERVGGFTVVCKDADEAKRVESQIKILIRPIYSNPPMNGARIAATILNSPDLYSLWLEEVHTMANRIIKMREQLVAGLKKEGSSHNWQHVIDQIGMFCFTGLKPEQVERLTKEFSVYMTKDGRISMAGVSSGNVGYLASAIHAVTK